Proteins from a genomic interval of Helicobacter pylori Shi112:
- the fliQ gene encoding flagellar biosynthesis protein FliQ, whose translation MESQLMKLAIETYKITLMISLPVLLAGLVVGLLVSIFQATTQINEMTLSFVPKILAVIGVLILTMPWMTNMLLDYTKTLIKLIPKIIG comes from the coding sequence ATGGAATCACAGCTCATGAAACTCGCCATTGAAACTTATAAAATCACTTTGATGATTTCTTTACCGGTATTACTAGCGGGCTTAGTGGTGGGGCTATTAGTCAGCATTTTTCAAGCGACCACTCAAATCAATGAAATGACTTTGTCTTTTGTGCCTAAGATTTTAGCCGTGATTGGGGTGCTGATTTTAACCATGCCGTGGATGACTAACATGCTTTTAGACTACACCAAAACCTTAATCAAGCTCATTCCTAAAATCATAGGCTAG
- a CDS encoding UDP-N-acetylmuramate dehydrogenase, which yields MLETIIDFSRYSSVKIGAPLKVSVLENDNEISQEHQIIGLANNLLIAPGAKNLALLGKNYDYICDQGEWVEVGGATNASKIFNYFRANDLGGLEFLGQLPGTLGALVKMNAGMKEFEIKNALESACVNNQWLENEALGLDYRSSKFNGVVLRARFKKTHGFREEVLKACKNMRKSHPKLPNFGSCFKNPPNDYAGRLLESVGLRGYRLKRVGFAKEHANFLVNLGDAEFEEALDLIELAKTRVLQEYGIHLEEEVKILR from the coding sequence ATGCTAGAAACCATTATTGATTTTTCTCGTTACAGCAGCGTGAAAATCGGTGCACCTTTGAAAGTGAGCGTTTTGGAAAACGATAATGAAATTTCTCAAGAACACCAGATTATAGGTTTAGCGAACAACCTTTTAATCGCTCCTGGCGCGAAAAATCTCGCTTTATTGGGCAAGAATTACGATTACATTTGCGATCAGGGTGAGTGGGTGGAGGTAGGGGGAGCGACTAATGCTTCTAAAATTTTTAATTATTTTAGAGCGAATGATTTAGGGGGTTTGGAGTTTTTAGGGCAATTGCCTGGCACTTTAGGGGCGTTAGTTAAAATGAATGCTGGCATGAAAGAATTTGAAATAAAAAATGCTTTAGAAAGCGCTTGTGTTAATAACCAATGGCTAGAGAATGAAGCGCTAGGGTTAGATTATCGCAGCAGCAAATTTAATGGCGTTGTTTTAAGAGCGAGGTTTAAAAAAACGCATGGCTTTAGAGAAGAGGTTTTAAAAGCGTGTAAAAACATGCGCAAAAGCCACCCCAAATTGCCTAATTTTGGGAGCTGTTTCAAAAACCCGCCTAACGATTATGCAGGCAGGCTTTTAGAGAGCGTGGGCTTAAGGGGGTATCGCTTAAAAAGAGTGGGCTTTGCCAAAGAGCATGCGAATTTTTTGGTGAATTTGGGGGACGCAGAATTTGAAGAAGCCCTAGATCTGATAGAACTCGCCAAAACCAGAGTGTTACAAGAATACGGCATTCATTTAGAAGAAGAAGTGAAGATTTTAAGGTAG
- a CDS encoding RNA-binding S4 domain-containing protein, translating to MRIDKFLQSVGLVKRRVLATDMCNVGAVWLNGSCAKASKEVKAGDAISLHYLKGIEEYTILQIPTLKNVPRKDTHLYIAPKTKES from the coding sequence ATGCGAATAGACAAATTTTTACAATCAGTGGGTTTAGTGAAACGGCGCGTTTTAGCGACAGATATGTGCAATGTGGGGGCGGTGTGGCTCAATGGGAGTTGCGCTAAGGCTAGTAAAGAAGTGAAAGCGGGCGATGCGATTAGCTTGCACTATTTAAAAGGGATAGAAGAATACACGATTTTACAAATCCCCACTTTAAAAAATGTGCCACGAAAAGACACGCACCTTTATATCGCTCCTAAAACAAAAGAATCATGA
- the fliI gene encoding flagellar protein export ATPase FliI, giving the protein MPLKSLKNRLNQHFELSPRYGSVKKIMPNIVYADGFNPSVGDVVKIEKSDGTECVGMVVVAEKEQFGFTPFNFIEGARAGDKVLFLKEGLNFPVGRNLLGRVLNPLGQVIDNKGALDYERLAPVITTPIAPLKRGLIDEVFSVGVKSIDGLLTCGKGQKLGIFAGSGVGKSTLMGMITRGCLAPIKVIALIGERGREIPEFIEKNLKGDLSSCVLVVATSDDSPLMRKYGAFCAMSVAEYFKNQGLDVLFIMDSVTRFAMAQREIGLALGEPPTSKGYPPSALSLLPQLMERAGKEENKGSITAFFSVLVEGDDLSDPIADQARSILDGHIVLSRELTDYGIYPPINILNSASRVAKDIISESQNLCARKFRRLYALLKENEMLIRIGSYQMGNDKELDEAIKKKALMEQFLAQDENALQPFEQSFQQLEEILR; this is encoded by the coding sequence ATGCCCCTAAAATCCTTAAAAAACCGCTTGAATCAGCATTTTGAACTATCGCCTCGCTACGGGAGCGTGAAAAAAATCATGCCCAATATCGTTTATGCGGATGGCTTTAACCCGTCTGTGGGCGATGTGGTGAAGATTGAAAAAAGCGATGGCACTGAATGCGTGGGAATGGTGGTGGTGGCAGAAAAAGAGCAGTTTGGTTTCACGCCCTTTAATTTTATAGAGGGGGCTAGGGCTGGCGATAAGGTGCTGTTTTTAAAAGAGGGGTTGAATTTCCCTGTGGGCCGTAATCTTTTAGGGAGGGTGCTTAACCCTTTAGGGCAAGTCATTGACAATAAAGGAGCGCTAGATTATGAGCGATTAGCGCCTGTGATTACAACGCCTATAGCCCCTTTAAAAAGAGGCTTGATTGATGAGGTTTTTAGCGTGGGAGTGAAGAGCATTGATGGGCTTTTGACTTGCGGTAAGGGGCAAAAACTGGGCATTTTTGCCGGCTCTGGGGTGGGTAAATCCACGCTAATGGGCATGATCACTAGGGGTTGCTTAGCGCCTATTAAAGTGATCGCTTTGATTGGGGAAAGGGGCAGAGAAATCCCTGAATTTATAGAGAAAAACTTAAAAGGGGATTTAAGCTCTTGCGTGTTGGTGGTCGCTACGAGCGATGATAGCCCTTTAATGCGCAAATACGGGGCCTTTTGCGCGATGAGCGTGGCGGAGTATTTTAAAAACCAGGGGCTAGATGTGTTGTTTATCATGGATTCAGTGACTCGTTTCGCTATGGCTCAAAGAGAGATTGGTTTAGCCTTAGGCGAACCGCCCACTTCCAAAGGCTACCCCCCATCCGCACTTTCTTTATTGCCTCAATTGATGGAGAGAGCGGGTAAGGAAGAAAATAAGGGGAGCATTACGGCTTTTTTTAGCGTGCTAGTGGAGGGCGATGATTTGAGCGATCCCATAGCCGATCAGGCTAGGAGTATTTTAGACGGGCATATTGTCTTAAGCAGGGAATTAACCGATTATGGGATCTACCCGCCTATCAATATTTTAAACTCCGCATCAAGGGTGGCTAAAGACATCATCAGCGAGTCTCAAAACCTTTGTGCGAGAAAATTCCGCCGTTTGTATGCGCTATTGAAAGAAAATGAAATGCTCATTCGTATCGGCTCTTATCAAATGGGGAACGATAAAGAGCTTGATGAAGCGATTAAAAAAAAGGCTTTAATGGAGCAATTTTTAGCGCAAGATGAAAACGCTTTACAGCCTTTTGAACAAAGCTTTCAGCAATTAGAAGAAATCTTAAGATAA
- the ileS gene encoding isoleucine--tRNA ligase produces the protein MKEYKDTLNLNATTFSMKGNLSVNEPKTYAKWQEQQAFKRMQNRKDNHGVFTLHDGPPYANGHLHLGHALNKILKDIVVKREYFKGKKIYYTPGWDCHGLPIEQQILEQLEKEKTSLENPTLFREKCRDHAKKFLEIQKNEFLQLGVLGDFEDPYKTMDFKFEASIYRALVEVAKKGLLKERHKPIYWSYACESALAEAEVEYKMKKSPSIFVAFGLKKESLEKLKVKKASLVIWTTTPWTLYANVAIALKKDAIYALTQKGYLVAKALHEKLAALGVVDSEIMHEFNANDLEYLKALNPLNQRDSLITLGEHVGLEDGTGAVHTAPGHGEEDYYLGLKYNLEVLMSVDEKGCYDEGIIHNQLLDESYLGEHVFKAQKRIIEQLGDSLLLEQEIEHSYPHCWRTHKPVIYRATTQWFILMDEPFIQNDGSQKTLREVALDAIEKVEFVPNSGKNRLKIMIENRPDWCLSRQRKWGVPLAFFIDKRTNRPCFESEVLEHTAKLFEERGCDVWWEYSVKDLLPPNYQDNATYYEKVMHILDVWFDSGSTFKAVLEDYQGEKGQSPSDVVLEGSDQHRGWFQSSLLIGCILNNQAPFKKVITHGFIVDEKGEKMSKSKGNVVSLDKLLKTHGSDVVRLWVAFNDYQNDLRVSQTFFTQTEQHYKKFRNTLKFLLANFSDMDLKNLERPHNFSPLDHFILESLETISAGVNSAFEEHDFVKGLNVLMAFVTNELSGIYLDACKDSLYCDSKNNEKRQAIQMVLLATASKLCYFLAPILTHTIEEVLEHSQALRIFLQAKDVFGLKDISVSEKLHLKEFKKPENFEAVLALRSAFNEELDRLKKEGVIKNSLECAIEVGEKALCENLVEELLMVSFVGIAKEKLSETPAFTLFKAPFYKCPRCWRFKSELENAPCKRCEQVLKER, from the coding sequence GTGAAAGAATACAAAGACACCCTAAACTTAAACGCAACCACCTTTTCTATGAAAGGGAATTTGAGCGTTAATGAGCCTAAAACTTACGCCAAGTGGCAAGAGCAACAAGCGTTTAAACGCATGCAGAATAGGAAAGATAACCATGGGGTTTTCACTTTGCATGACGGGCCGCCTTATGCGAACGGGCATTTGCATTTAGGGCATGCCTTAAATAAAATTTTAAAAGACATTGTCGTTAAAAGAGAATATTTTAAAGGGAAGAAAATCTATTACACGCCCGGTTGGGATTGCCATGGCTTGCCCATTGAGCAGCAAATTTTAGAGCAATTAGAAAAAGAAAAAACAAGCCTAGAAAACCCCACGCTGTTTAGAGAAAAGTGCCGAGATCATGCGAAAAAGTTTTTAGAAATCCAAAAGAATGAATTTTTGCAATTAGGCGTTTTGGGGGATTTTGAAGATCCTTATAAAACCATGGATTTTAAATTTGAAGCGAGCATTTATAGGGCTTTAGTGGAAGTGGCTAAAAAAGGGCTTTTGAAAGAGCGCCATAAGCCTATTTATTGGAGTTATGCATGCGAGAGCGCTTTAGCGGAAGCTGAAGTGGAATACAAGATGAAAAAATCGCCCTCCATTTTCGTGGCGTTTGGTTTGAAAAAGGAGAGTTTAGAAAAATTAAAAGTCAAAAAAGCGAGTTTGGTGATCTGGACGACCACGCCTTGGACTTTGTATGCGAATGTGGCGATCGCTTTGAAAAAAGACGCTATCTATGCGCTCACCCAAAAAGGCTATTTAGTCGCTAAAGCCTTGCATGAAAAATTAGCCGCTTTAGGGGTGGTGGATAGTGAGATTATGCATGAATTCAATGCCAATGATTTAGAATACTTGAAAGCGCTCAATCCTTTAAACCAACGAGATTCCCTAATCACTCTAGGAGAGCATGTCGGTTTAGAAGATGGCACAGGAGCCGTGCATACTGCGCCCGGGCATGGTGAAGAGGACTACTATTTAGGCTTAAAATACAATTTAGAAGTGTTAATGTCTGTGGATGAAAAGGGTTGCTATGATGAGGGCATTATCCATAATCAATTATTGGATGAAAGCTATCTGGGCGAGCATGTTTTTAAGGCTCAAAAACGCATTATAGAGCAATTAGGCGATTCTTTATTGCTAGAGCAAGAGATTGAGCATTCCTACCCGCATTGCTGGAGGACGCACAAGCCTGTGATTTACAGAGCGACCACGCAATGGTTTATTTTAATGGATGAGCCTTTTATCCAAAATGATGGCTCTCAAAAAACCTTAAGAGAAGTGGCTTTAGATGCGATTGAAAAGGTGGAATTTGTGCCAAATAGCGGGAAAAACCGCCTAAAAATCATGATAGAAAACCGCCCTGATTGGTGCTTGAGCCGGCAAAGAAAATGGGGCGTGCCACTAGCTTTTTTCATAGACAAACGCACCAATAGGCCTTGTTTTGAAAGCGAAGTTTTGGAGCATACCGCTAAGCTCTTTGAAGAGAGAGGTTGTGATGTGTGGTGGGAGTATAGCGTGAAAGATCTATTGCCCCCTAACTATCAAGATAACGCCACGTATTATGAAAAAGTCATGCACATTTTAGACGTGTGGTTTGATAGTGGTAGCACCTTTAAGGCGGTTTTAGAAGACTATCAAGGAGAAAAAGGGCAAAGCCCTAGCGATGTGGTTTTAGAAGGGAGCGATCAACATAGGGGGTGGTTTCAAAGCTCGCTTTTAATCGGTTGCATTCTAAACAACCAAGCCCCTTTTAAAAAGGTCATCACGCATGGCTTCATCGTGGATGAAAAGGGCGAGAAAATGAGCAAGTCTAAGGGCAATGTGGTGTCTTTGGACAAGCTACTCAAAACGCATGGGAGCGATGTGGTGCGCTTGTGGGTAGCGTTTAATGACTACCAAAACGATTTGAGGGTTTCTCAAACCTTTTTCACTCAAACAGAACAGCATTATAAAAAATTCCGCAACACCCTAAAATTCTTACTCGCTAATTTTAGCGATATGGATCTTAAGAATTTAGAACGCCCCCATAACTTCAGCCCTTTAGATCATTTTATATTAGAGTCTTTAGAAACCATAAGCGCTGGAGTCAATAGCGCGTTTGAAGAGCATGATTTTGTGAAAGGCTTGAATGTTTTAATGGCGTTTGTTACCAATGAATTGAGCGGGATTTATTTAGACGCTTGTAAAGATAGCTTGTATTGCGATAGCAAAAATAATGAAAAACGCCAAGCCATTCAAATGGTTTTACTCGCTACAGCTAGTAAATTGTGCTACTTTTTAGCCCCGATTTTAACGCACACGATTGAAGAAGTTTTGGAGCACAGCCAAGCGCTGCGTATTTTTTTACAAGCCAAAGATGTGTTTGGTTTGAAAGACATTAGCGTTTCAGAAAAGCTCCACCTTAAAGAGTTTAAAAAACCAGAAAATTTTGAAGCCGTTTTGGCCTTGCGTTCTGCCTTTAATGAAGAGTTAGACCGATTGAAAAAAGAAGGCGTCATTAAAAATTCGTTGGAATGCGCTATTGAAGTGGGAGAAAAAGCGTTGTGTGAAAATTTAGTAGAAGAATTGCTGATGGTAAGCTTTGTGGGGATTGCAAAAGAAAAATTAAGCGAAACGCCAGCATTCACGCTCTTTAAAGCCCCCTTTTATAAATGCCCCAGGTGTTGGCGTTTTAAAAGCGAGCTAGAAAACGCCCCTTGCAAGCGTTGCGAACAGGTTTTAAAAGAGCGATGA
- a CDS encoding CpaF/VirB11 family protein — translation METLQTHRVLQALIGHFTPFLESGITELIINTEQELWLYKVNNTREKRGHALFDKAFLLRFCEQLASFRGLFFDEEHPTLNCSIPFTRYRVSANHFSITTNNQITLNIRVPRLKPLSLEDFTFKTSNPKGLKDLALKGHNILISGETSSGKTSLLNALLDCVNKDERVVSVEDSQELDLKAFSNCVGLLVGKQENTRFNYEDALNMAMRLNPDRLIVGEIDTRNAALFLRLGNTGHKGMLSTIHANSAQNTLEALSLNLSMRYTHSLDKDLMRAYFRSAIDVIVHVNRINNERQIAEVLWTKEL, via the coding sequence TTGGAAACTTTACAAACCCATAGAGTTTTACAAGCCCTAATTGGCCATTTTACCCCTTTTTTAGAAAGTGGGATCACAGAGCTGATAATCAATACCGAGCAGGAGCTTTGGCTTTATAAAGTCAATAACACACGAGAAAAAAGAGGGCATGCGCTTTTTGATAAGGCGTTTTTGCTGAGATTTTGCGAGCAACTGGCTAGTTTTAGGGGGTTGTTTTTTGATGAAGAGCACCCCACTTTAAATTGCTCTATCCCTTTCACGCGCTATAGGGTGAGCGCGAATCATTTTAGCATCACCACAAACAATCAAATCACGCTCAATATCCGTGTGCCTAGGCTTAAGCCCTTAAGTTTAGAGGATTTCACTTTCAAAACAAGCAATCCAAAAGGTTTGAAAGATTTAGCGCTTAAAGGGCATAACATTCTCATTAGCGGGGAGACTTCAAGCGGTAAAACAAGCTTATTGAACGCTCTTTTAGATTGCGTCAATAAAGATGAAAGGGTGGTGAGCGTTGAAGACAGCCAAGAATTGGATTTAAAAGCGTTTAGTAATTGCGTGGGGCTTTTAGTGGGCAAGCAAGAAAACACGCGCTTTAATTATGAAGACGCTCTCAATATGGCCATGCGCTTAAACCCGGACAGGCTCATTGTGGGCGAGATTGACACCAGGAATGCAGCGCTCTTTTTGCGTTTAGGAAACACCGGGCATAAGGGCATGCTCTCAACCATTCACGCTAATAGCGCTCAAAACACTTTAGAAGCCCTTTCGTTGAATTTAAGCATGCGTTATACGCATTCTTTGGATAAGGATTTAATGCGAGCGTATTTTAGAAGCGCGATTGATGTGATTGTGCATGTGAATAGGATCAACAATGAGCGCCAAATCGCTGAAGTCTTATGGACTAAAGAGCTTTAA